One window of the Synechococcus sp. CC9311 genome contains the following:
- a CDS encoding ATP-binding cassette domain-containing protein — protein sequence MMGYPCLHSVLRLERVGKIYPTGEVLRDVTWEVKPGDRIGLVGVNGAGKSTQLRLIAGMEEASSGQIVKQGEPRIAYLQQEFDVDPSRTVREELFQAFGEAAIVLGKQKKVELEMGSERAAKDPDHLDALIHELGRLQTRFEGLHGYELDARIDKLLPTIGFKLEEADRLVSDYSGGWQMRLALGKILLQDPDLLLLDEPTNHLDVETIQWLEGYLIEQKAALVVISHDRTFLDRVCNQIVSTERGVSRAYLGNYTSHLEQKALEQEASQAAFERQQKEIATQQAYIDRFRASATRSTQAKSREKQLDKVERVDAPVESVSGPSFRFPPAPRSGAQVAVIDNMTHSYGENILFMEADLEIERGDRIAFVGPNGAGKSTLLRLIMGVESPDEGSARLGEHNIIASYFEQNQAEALDLNKTVIETMFEAVPDWTQTQVRSLLGSFCFSNDSVFKDVGKLSGGEKARLALALMLLSPCNLLVLDEPTNHLDIPAKQMLEDALCDYEGAALLVSHDRYFISRVANKIVEIHDGELVTYRGNYAYYQDKKAEERAEAETKRLIAEKEAKRKANNAKQKERAARKKNAA from the coding sequence ATGATGGGTTATCCCTGCCTCCACTCCGTGCTGCGACTTGAGCGAGTCGGCAAGATTTATCCCACCGGAGAAGTTCTGAGGGATGTGACCTGGGAGGTCAAGCCCGGAGACCGTATCGGCCTTGTTGGCGTGAATGGAGCAGGCAAATCAACCCAGCTACGGCTGATTGCTGGCATGGAAGAAGCCAGCAGTGGCCAAATCGTGAAGCAAGGCGAGCCAAGAATCGCTTACCTGCAGCAGGAATTCGATGTTGACCCCAGCCGCACGGTACGAGAAGAGCTGTTTCAAGCCTTTGGCGAGGCCGCCATCGTGCTGGGCAAACAAAAAAAAGTTGAATTGGAGATGGGGTCCGAACGCGCGGCGAAAGATCCCGATCATCTCGACGCGCTCATTCACGAACTAGGGCGACTGCAGACCCGGTTTGAAGGACTGCATGGCTACGAGCTCGATGCACGAATCGACAAATTGCTCCCCACCATCGGTTTCAAGCTCGAGGAAGCAGACCGCCTGGTTTCGGACTACTCCGGCGGCTGGCAAATGCGCCTGGCACTTGGGAAAATCCTCCTACAAGACCCTGATCTTCTTCTATTAGACGAGCCAACCAACCATCTCGATGTCGAAACGATTCAGTGGCTCGAGGGATATCTCATCGAACAAAAGGCTGCATTGGTCGTGATCAGTCATGACCGTACATTTCTGGATCGTGTCTGCAATCAAATTGTGAGCACGGAGCGAGGAGTCTCGAGGGCCTACTTGGGCAATTACACCTCGCACCTCGAACAAAAAGCACTCGAGCAAGAAGCCTCACAAGCAGCTTTTGAACGACAGCAGAAAGAGATCGCAACCCAACAGGCCTACATCGATCGATTCCGTGCCAGTGCAACGCGCAGCACCCAGGCAAAAAGCCGAGAAAAGCAGCTGGACAAAGTGGAGAGGGTTGATGCCCCGGTTGAGTCGGTGAGTGGACCCAGTTTCCGATTCCCCCCCGCACCACGATCTGGGGCACAGGTGGCTGTCATCGACAACATGACCCACAGCTACGGGGAAAACATCCTTTTCATGGAAGCTGATCTCGAAATCGAGAGAGGGGATCGGATCGCCTTTGTTGGTCCCAACGGAGCCGGAAAGTCCACCCTGCTCCGCTTGATCATGGGAGTCGAAAGTCCTGATGAAGGTTCAGCAAGGCTCGGGGAGCACAACATCATTGCCAGCTATTTCGAACAAAACCAAGCAGAAGCCCTTGATCTCAACAAAACGGTGATTGAGACCATGTTCGAAGCCGTTCCTGATTGGACACAAACTCAAGTGCGCTCACTACTGGGGAGTTTCTGTTTCAGCAACGACAGTGTTTTTAAGGACGTCGGCAAACTTAGTGGCGGGGAGAAAGCACGCCTTGCCCTTGCTCTGATGTTGCTCAGTCCCTGCAATTTACTGGTTCTGGATGAGCCCACAAACCATCTCGATATCCCTGCCAAACAGATGCTTGAAGACGCGCTATGCGACTACGAAGGAGCTGCTTTGCTTGTATCGCATGACCGTTACTTCATCTCACGTGTAGCAAACAAAATCGTGGAAATTCACGATGGTGAACTCGTGACATATCGGGGAAATTACGCTTACTACCAAGACAAAAAGGCTGAGGAAAGGGCTGAAGCTGAGACAAAGCGGCTGATTGCCGAGAAAGAAGCCAAGCGCAAAGCGAATAACGCAAAGCAAAAAGAGCGTGCTGCCCGCAAAAAGAACGCTGCGTAG
- a CDS encoding trypsin-like peptidase domain-containing protein, translating into MVTVTHHVDEIAAMAVSNPLLSLVCAGALTFPGLLMQPPRAFSAGAAQAVAPKSFVAQAVARSGPAVVTLETQRTVRAMGGNGLPRSLMADPFLRRFFGMQSQSAPRSRVERGQGSGVIFDEQGLVLTNAHVVENADRVTVGLPDGRRVAGRVIGQDSLTDLAVVQLETRGPWPTAPLGNSDRLQVGDWAIAVGNPFGLENTVTMGIVSNLNRNMSQLGIAGKRLDLIQTDAAINPGNSGGPLLNARGDVIGINTLVRSGPGAGLGFAIPINRARAIASQLVKEGRASHPMVGVGLSTVPAPRPGATAPPGAVIRSVVPGGPADRGNLRVDDVIVSIDGQSISNPSEVVSAIDRHGVDRPLNLEVMRSGQRMTLAITPVEMTALR; encoded by the coding sequence ATGGTCACGGTGACTCATCACGTTGATGAAATCGCGGCCATGGCGGTGTCTAATCCTTTGCTCTCATTGGTTTGCGCTGGTGCGTTGACATTCCCCGGGTTGCTGATGCAACCGCCTCGAGCGTTCTCCGCAGGGGCTGCACAAGCCGTCGCACCTAAGTCGTTCGTTGCGCAAGCTGTCGCACGCAGTGGACCGGCTGTTGTCACTCTTGAAACGCAGCGAACTGTCAGGGCGATGGGTGGAAATGGACTCCCTAGGAGCTTGATGGCGGATCCATTCCTGCGCCGCTTTTTTGGGATGCAATCTCAATCGGCTCCGCGTTCACGGGTTGAGCGTGGGCAGGGAAGTGGCGTGATTTTTGATGAACAAGGCTTGGTTCTGACCAACGCTCATGTCGTGGAGAATGCGGATCGAGTCACGGTGGGACTGCCTGATGGCAGACGTGTCGCTGGTCGGGTGATTGGGCAGGATTCTCTAACCGACTTGGCCGTTGTGCAGTTGGAAACAAGAGGGCCATGGCCTACGGCGCCCTTGGGCAACTCAGATCGTCTTCAGGTGGGGGATTGGGCTATCGCTGTGGGGAATCCCTTCGGTCTTGAGAACACAGTGACGATGGGTATTGTCAGCAACCTCAATCGCAACATGTCACAACTGGGAATTGCAGGAAAGCGTCTTGATCTCATCCAGACAGACGCTGCGATTAACCCTGGTAATTCGGGTGGCCCGTTGTTGAACGCTCGTGGTGATGTGATTGGAATCAATACCCTCGTGCGGTCAGGACCAGGGGCAGGTCTCGGTTTTGCAATCCCTATCAATCGGGCACGGGCGATCGCCAGTCAGCTCGTCAAGGAGGGAAGGGCGAGTCACCCCATGGTGGGTGTGGGGCTTTCAACGGTTCCTGCCCCAAGACCAGGGGCGACTGCTCCTCCTGGAGCTGTGATTCGATCAGTCGTGCCAGGTGGCCCCGCCGATCGTGGGAACTTGCGAGTCGATGATGTGATCGTGTCAATCGATGGTCAATCGATTAGCAATCCCTCTGAAGTTGTTTCGGCGATCGATCGACATGGAGTAGATCGACCCTTAAATCTTGAAGTGATGAGATCAGGTCAACGTATGACTCTTGCAATTACGCCCGTTGAGATGACAGCTTTGCGTTGA
- a CDS encoding TrkA family potassium uptake protein: MREWWHWSQSNQAEPSSFGIVGLGRFGSAVCKELMQNGAEVLAVDRSSKAIEELRQLEPSIEARIVDCTDEEALREAGILDMETVVVAISEPIEASITATLIAKDSAGSKVRRVIARATSDLHEKMLKRVGADRVVFPSRMQGERLGVELVRPNLMERLELDKHHSIEEIKVPGMFVGRSLRDLNLRKNFRVNVLAAGPAKELMVNPPASHVLQEGHVLVVMGLTDDLQELPKT, encoded by the coding sequence GTGAGGGAGTGGTGGCATTGGTCCCAATCCAACCAGGCAGAACCTTCAAGCTTCGGGATTGTGGGATTGGGTCGTTTCGGGAGTGCTGTCTGCAAGGAACTGATGCAAAACGGTGCTGAAGTTCTTGCTGTCGACCGTTCCTCCAAGGCAATCGAGGAACTACGCCAACTTGAGCCCTCGATCGAAGCCCGGATTGTGGACTGCACCGATGAGGAAGCGCTTCGCGAAGCGGGGATCCTCGATATGGAAACAGTGGTTGTCGCCATCAGCGAACCCATCGAAGCCAGCATCACGGCCACACTCATTGCCAAAGACAGTGCAGGAAGCAAGGTTCGGCGCGTCATTGCACGCGCCACCAGCGATTTGCACGAAAAAATGCTCAAGCGCGTGGGAGCAGATCGAGTGGTCTTTCCCTCCCGAATGCAGGGCGAACGGCTGGGTGTGGAATTGGTACGCCCCAACCTGATGGAGCGACTCGAACTCGATAAGCATCATTCGATTGAAGAAATCAAGGTGCCTGGGATGTTCGTGGGGCGCTCGCTACGAGACCTAAACCTGCGCAAGAATTTTCGCGTGAATGTTCTTGCGGCAGGTCCGGCGAAAGAACTCATGGTCAACCCACCAGCGTCCCATGTGCTTCAAGAAGGGCACGTTCTCGTGGTGATGGGTTTAACCGACGATCTTCAAGAGCTTCCGAAAACCTGA
- a CDS encoding anhydro-N-acetylmuramic acid kinase produces the protein MRVLGLMSGTSADGVDAVLVELSGSADHPRWSLLRSASLDYPTSTRQLILAVGQGEAKTASSLLNLSETITKIQAAAALQCDPEEQAQLVGCHGQTLWHRPPKRAGTGELQRGASWQMLQAPLLAQLLNRPVIFDFRAADLALGGQGAPLVPKADAALLGRTKGWRALLNLGGIANLTLIPPDAGPDRLQPVRGWDCGPANSLIDLAMEQFSEGEESCDQGGRLAETGHCDEALILRWLAEPYFQLNPPKSTGREVFGRADLTRRLRDMQGQPIANQIATLTAFSAAVVAQDLQQLSNQNHPLPIELVVAGGGSKNLTLMRELNTRCRGLRLRRSDELQLPSQSREAMVFALLAWWHHLGYPGNAPAITGAQHEVVLGVRVNPA, from the coding sequence ATGCGCGTTCTCGGATTGATGAGCGGCACAAGCGCCGATGGCGTAGATGCTGTTCTTGTCGAACTCTCCGGGTCCGCCGACCATCCCCGTTGGTCACTGTTGCGGTCGGCATCGCTGGACTATCCAACCTCGACACGACAACTGATCTTGGCCGTGGGCCAAGGCGAAGCCAAAACCGCCTCCTCTCTCCTCAATCTTTCCGAAACGATCACCAAGATTCAGGCCGCAGCAGCTCTTCAGTGCGACCCAGAAGAACAGGCGCAGCTGGTGGGATGTCATGGCCAGACCCTTTGGCATCGACCTCCCAAACGAGCGGGAACTGGCGAACTTCAGCGTGGAGCGAGCTGGCAGATGCTGCAAGCACCCCTGCTGGCGCAACTGCTGAATCGCCCTGTGATCTTCGACTTTCGGGCTGCTGATCTGGCACTTGGAGGTCAAGGAGCACCGCTTGTTCCCAAAGCTGATGCGGCCCTTTTGGGACGAACCAAAGGCTGGAGAGCATTGCTGAATTTGGGTGGCATCGCCAATCTCACCCTCATTCCACCTGATGCAGGTCCTGATCGACTCCAACCCGTCAGGGGGTGGGATTGCGGGCCTGCCAACAGCTTGATCGACCTGGCGATGGAACAGTTCAGCGAAGGGGAGGAAAGCTGCGACCAGGGCGGCCGCCTTGCGGAGACTGGTCACTGCGATGAAGCCTTGATTCTGCGCTGGCTTGCTGAGCCTTACTTCCAGCTCAACCCTCCCAAGTCCACAGGTCGTGAAGTCTTCGGACGAGCCGATCTAACGAGGCGCCTTCGAGACATGCAAGGACAACCGATTGCCAATCAAATCGCGACGCTCACAGCCTTCTCAGCGGCTGTTGTAGCGCAAGATCTTCAACAGCTCTCCAACCAAAACCATCCCCTCCCCATCGAGCTAGTGGTCGCTGGCGGTGGCAGCAAGAACCTCACGTTGATGCGAGAACTCAACACACGCTGCCGAGGCCTAAGACTGCGTCGCAGCGACGAGCTTCAACTCCCCAGCCAAAGCCGTGAAGCCATGGTGTTTGCTCTGTTGGCGTGGTGGCATCACTTGGGATATCCAGGAAATGCACCTGCGATCACTGGTGCACAGCACGAGGTCGTCCTCGGAGTACGCGTCAATCCGGCTTGA
- a CDS encoding DUF2973 domain-containing protein: protein MLSSLFPLVYGLIFIVLLWQAFRVMGRGFNAASKPLVSEKVDRTGRLTIHPELLDGEGRLTEEDLLTVRFGSDSEPPNPTSNPGE, encoded by the coding sequence ATGCTCAGCAGCCTGTTTCCTCTTGTCTATGGACTGATCTTCATCGTCCTGTTGTGGCAAGCCTTTCGTGTGATGGGACGAGGGTTCAATGCTGCAAGCAAACCGCTTGTGTCGGAGAAAGTCGACCGGACAGGTCGCCTGACGATTCATCCAGAGCTTCTTGATGGAGAAGGACGCCTCACGGAGGAGGATCTTTTGACCGTGCGATTTGGCAGCGATAGTGAACCTCCAAATCCAACTTCGAACCCCGGTGAATAA